One genomic region from Bacilli bacterium encodes:
- a CDS encoding hydrolase: protein MSLNVQKTALVIIDLQKGIVGMPTAPHSASRVVENAAKLAIAFQSGGAFVVAVNVDFHDGQDALRPRTDQSAAGGMGERPKDWAALVPEIDAHKSIRLTKRQWGAFYGTELDLQLRRRGIDTIVLCGISTNIGVETTAREAYQRGYQQFFAEDAMSARTAEEHQHTVKFIFPRIGKIRSTAEILQMLP from the coding sequence ATGAGTCTTAATGTGCAAAAAACCGCGCTAGTCATCATTGATTTGCAAAAAGGAATTGTCGGCATGCCAACCGCGCCGCATTCCGCAAGCCGGGTGGTGGAAAATGCGGCCAAACTGGCAATCGCGTTTCAGAGCGGCGGAGCTTTCGTGGTGGCGGTAAATGTCGATTTCCACGACGGTCAGGATGCGCTGCGGCCGCGCACAGACCAATCCGCCGCCGGCGGTATGGGCGAACGCCCCAAGGATTGGGCGGCGCTTGTTCCCGAAATCGACGCGCACAAAAGCATTCGCCTCACCAAACGCCAATGGGGCGCGTTTTACGGCACCGAGTTGGATTTGCAGCTGCGACGAAGGGGCATCGATACGATTGTGCTCTGCGGCATCTCGACCAACATCGGCGTCGAAACGACGGCGCGCGAAGCGTATCAACGCGGTTATCAGCAATTTTTTGCGGAAGACGCCATGTCCGCCCGCACAGCCGAAGAGCATCAGCATACGGTCAAATTTATTTTTCCGCGCATCGGCAAAATCCGCTCAACCGCTGAAATATTGCAGATGTTGCCCTAA
- a CDS encoding iron-containing alcohol dehydrogenase: MASFQFAGTPALYVGNGMIAKLADALPKGARHILFVMGSFRLTNAKYWNKIVKMLSVNRITYDIAHIRHEPTVEWVDAVVNRYRAQGSANGRGDLPPLDAVVAIGGGSALDAGKAVSAMLCTEPGDTVLHYLEKQPAYRPPSGKKVFFVAIPTTSGTGSETTKNAVIAIPGEYKRSIRHDRFIPNVAIVDADLTISCPASVKAASGLDALTQLIESYVSINASPITDALALSGMKAVAKSLLAICTTAAEDANLHAQMAYAAMLSGITLANAGLGLVHGLAGPLGGSFSIPHGVICGTLLAETTKRNIAFLRQEKSDKAATALAKYGKVGSIITGHPESDLAGCLERLVEILEQWTKRLQIPRLGQFGVNAGNIGPIIAAADNKQSPAILDQSAMRDILLARI, translated from the coding sequence GTGGCTTCATTTCAATTTGCCGGAACGCCCGCGCTTTATGTTGGCAACGGGATGATCGCGAAGCTGGCGGACGCGCTGCCGAAAGGCGCGCGGCATATCCTTTTTGTCATGGGCAGCTTTCGCCTAACAAACGCTAAATATTGGAACAAAATAGTTAAAATGCTTTCCGTAAACCGGATTACATACGATATTGCCCATATTCGCCATGAACCGACCGTCGAATGGGTCGACGCGGTCGTGAACCGCTACCGCGCGCAAGGAAGCGCGAACGGCAGAGGCGATTTGCCACCGCTCGACGCCGTTGTGGCGATCGGCGGCGGCAGCGCGCTGGACGCCGGCAAAGCCGTTTCGGCCATGCTTTGCACCGAGCCGGGGGATACCGTGTTGCATTATTTGGAAAAGCAGCCGGCATACCGTCCGCCGAGCGGCAAAAAAGTGTTTTTTGTCGCCATCCCGACCACGTCCGGCACCGGCAGCGAAACGACAAAAAACGCGGTCATCGCTATTCCCGGCGAATACAAACGATCCATCCGCCACGATCGGTTTATTCCAAACGTCGCCATCGTGGATGCGGATTTGACGATCAGTTGCCCGGCCTCCGTCAAGGCGGCCAGCGGATTGGACGCGTTAACGCAGCTTATCGAGTCTTACGTGTCGATCAATGCCTCGCCTATTACGGATGCGTTGGCGCTCTCGGGAATGAAAGCGGTGGCGAAAAGCCTGCTTGCGATTTGCACCACCGCGGCGGAGGATGCGAACCTGCACGCGCAGATGGCATATGCCGCCATGCTCTCCGGCATCACTTTGGCGAACGCCGGACTGGGTCTCGTCCACGGGCTTGCGGGACCGCTCGGCGGCAGCTTTTCGATCCCGCACGGCGTCATCTGCGGAACGCTGTTAGCGGAAACGACCAAACGCAACATCGCCTTCTTGCGGCAGGAAAAAAGCGACAAAGCCGCTACGGCGCTCGCCAAATACGGCAAAGTCGGATCAATCATTACCGGGCATCCCGAGAGCGATCTCGCGGGTTGCCTGGAGCGTCTGGTAGAAATTCTGGAGCAATGGACCAAGCGCCTGCAAATTCCGCGGTTGGGCCAATTTGGCGTCAACGCCGGCAATATCGGGCCGATCATCGCCGCCGCCGACAACAAACAAAGCCCTGCCATACTGGATCAATCGGCAATGCGGGACATTCTGCTGGCCAGAATATAA